A single Vicia villosa cultivar HV-30 ecotype Madison, WI unplaced genomic scaffold, Vvil1.0 ctg.000449F_1_1, whole genome shotgun sequence DNA region contains:
- the LOC131628372 gene encoding uncharacterized protein LOC131628372 isoform X3: protein MALVPKFVSVMIIFIFIFFVASNIEAKRYTCIQDSDCSVLFCSKSGKSYKAVCINKRCVRVWGVIANWCEMKILNNDYGWKNLLFWCGLFKGEKVKKWNESIMWMAVCWGLWRSRNEILFEEGILCVLDLVWNIKLALK, encoded by the exons ATGGCCCTAGTTCCTAAATTTGTTTCAGttatgattatatttatttttatatttttcgtTGCATCGAATATTGAAG cGAAAAGATATACATGTATCCAAGATTCTGATTGTTCAGTTCTTTTTTGTTCCAAATCTGGCAAATCATATAAAGCGGTTTGTATTAATAAACGATGTGTACGT GTTTGGGGCGTAATAGCCAATTGGTGTGAAATGAAAATTCTTAATAATGATTATGGTTGGAAAAACTTATTGTTTTGGTGTGGTCTCTTTAAGggggagaaagtaaagaaatggAATGAAAGTATTATGTGGATGGCGGTGTGTTGGGGTCTATGGAGGTCGAGGAATGAGATTCTGTTTGAAGAAGGAATTCTCTGTGTATTAGATTTAGTTTGGAACATCAAGTTAGCTTTGAAATGA
- the LOC131628372 gene encoding uncharacterized protein LOC131628372 isoform X1: MALVPKFVSVMIIFIFIFFVASNIEAKRYTCIQDSDCSVLFCSKSGKSYKAVCINKRCVRGYTTKSSYDLLVNTRRDGSFEPLREKVFAKVWKLNIPFRIKVFGCRCFWNRLVTKDNLIRRGVSIVSNSFCVHCCTEDESLIHLFFKCFVAKQVWGVIANWCEMKILNNDYGWKNLLFWCGLFKGEKVKKWNESIMWMAVCWGLWRSRNEILFEEGILCVLDLVWNIKLALK, from the exons ATGGCCCTAGTTCCTAAATTTGTTTCAGttatgattatatttatttttatatttttcgtTGCATCGAATATTGAAG cGAAAAGATATACATGTATCCAAGATTCTGATTGTTCAGTTCTTTTTTGTTCCAAATCTGGCAAATCATATAAAGCGGTTTGTATTAATAAACGATGTGTACGT ggttacacAACTAAATCCAGTTACGACCTTCTCGTTAATACGCGGAGGGATGGATCATTTGAACCTTTGAGAGAAAAAGTTTTTGCAAAAGTGTGGAAATTGAATATTCCGTTTAGAATCAAGGTGTTCGGTTGTAGATGTTTTTGGAACCGTTTAGTAACTAAGGACAATTTGATTCGGAGAGGTGTATCAATAGTATCCAACTCTTTTTGCGTTCACTGTTGTACGGAGGATGAATCTTTAATTCATCTCTTCTTCAAATGTTTTGTTGCTAAGCAGGTTTGGGGCGTAATAGCCAATTGGTGTGAAATGAAAATTCTTAATAATGATTATGGTTGGAAAAACTTATTGTTTTGGTGTGGTCTCTTTAAGggggagaaagtaaagaaatggAATGAAAGTATTATGTGGATGGCGGTGTGTTGGGGTCTATGGAGGTCGAGGAATGAGATTCTGTTTGAAGAAGGAATTCTCTGTGTATTAGATTTAGTTTGGAACATCAAGTTAGCTTTGAAATGA
- the LOC131628372 gene encoding uncharacterized protein LOC131628372 isoform X2, with product MALVPKFVSVMIIFIFIFFVASNIEAKRYTCIQDSDCSVLFCSKSGKSYKAGYTTKSSYDLLVNTRRDGSFEPLREKVFAKVWKLNIPFRIKVFGCRCFWNRLVTKDNLIRRGVSIVSNSFCVHCCTEDESLIHLFFKCFVAKQVWGVIANWCEMKILNNDYGWKNLLFWCGLFKGEKVKKWNESIMWMAVCWGLWRSRNEILFEEGILCVLDLVWNIKLALK from the exons ATGGCCCTAGTTCCTAAATTTGTTTCAGttatgattatatttatttttatatttttcgtTGCATCGAATATTGAAG cGAAAAGATATACATGTATCCAAGATTCTGATTGTTCAGTTCTTTTTTGTTCCAAATCTGGCAAATCATATAAAGCG ggttacacAACTAAATCCAGTTACGACCTTCTCGTTAATACGCGGAGGGATGGATCATTTGAACCTTTGAGAGAAAAAGTTTTTGCAAAAGTGTGGAAATTGAATATTCCGTTTAGAATCAAGGTGTTCGGTTGTAGATGTTTTTGGAACCGTTTAGTAACTAAGGACAATTTGATTCGGAGAGGTGTATCAATAGTATCCAACTCTTTTTGCGTTCACTGTTGTACGGAGGATGAATCTTTAATTCATCTCTTCTTCAAATGTTTTGTTGCTAAGCAGGTTTGGGGCGTAATAGCCAATTGGTGTGAAATGAAAATTCTTAATAATGATTATGGTTGGAAAAACTTATTGTTTTGGTGTGGTCTCTTTAAGggggagaaagtaaagaaatggAATGAAAGTATTATGTGGATGGCGGTGTGTTGGGGTCTATGGAGGTCGAGGAATGAGATTCTGTTTGAAGAAGGAATTCTCTGTGTATTAGATTTAGTTTGGAACATCAAGTTAGCTTTGAAATGA
- the LOC131628372 gene encoding uncharacterized protein LOC131628372 isoform X4: MALVPKFVSVMIIFIFIFFVASNIEAKRYTCIQDSDCSVLFCSKSGKSYKAVWGVIANWCEMKILNNDYGWKNLLFWCGLFKGEKVKKWNESIMWMAVCWGLWRSRNEILFEEGILCVLDLVWNIKLALK; encoded by the exons ATGGCCCTAGTTCCTAAATTTGTTTCAGttatgattatatttatttttatatttttcgtTGCATCGAATATTGAAG cGAAAAGATATACATGTATCCAAGATTCTGATTGTTCAGTTCTTTTTTGTTCCAAATCTGGCAAATCATATAAAGCG GTTTGGGGCGTAATAGCCAATTGGTGTGAAATGAAAATTCTTAATAATGATTATGGTTGGAAAAACTTATTGTTTTGGTGTGGTCTCTTTAAGggggagaaagtaaagaaatggAATGAAAGTATTATGTGGATGGCGGTGTGTTGGGGTCTATGGAGGTCGAGGAATGAGATTCTGTTTGAAGAAGGAATTCTCTGTGTATTAGATTTAGTTTGGAACATCAAGTTAGCTTTGAAATGA
- the LOC131628386 gene encoding uncharacterized protein LOC131628386, giving the protein MKGRGDFCLVEKLKALKLKISLWNKEVFGWIDLNIEEAGKEMHFLDNKFAHFAGNVLEEEVAKRSKAAIVFWDNLYKKEGFLRLKSRQLWLAEGDCNTRYFHNSLKERRRWNSLCSLLSSRGVLEDVNEVKDFTFNHFKSFFEESEEGRPIISGLDLKKLHDSEGLSIERPFMELEIKEAIWSCDGNKSAGPDGYSLDFFQEVFGSDSG; this is encoded by the coding sequence ATGAAGGGTAGAGGGGACTTTTGTCTTGTTGAAAAATTGAAGGCTCtcaaactcaaaatttctttgtGGAATAAGGAGGTGTTTGGGTGGATCGATCTTAACATAGAGGAGGCGGGAAAAGAGATGCACTTTTTAGATAACAAGTTTGctcattttgcaggtaatgttCTGGAGGAGGAAGTGGCAAAAAGATCTAAGGCGGCCATTGTGTTTTGGGACAATCTTTATAAAAAAGAAGGTTTTCTTCGCTTAAAGTCGAGACAATTGTGGCTTGCCGAAGGTGATTGCAACACGAGGTATTTTCATAATTCTCTTAAAGAGAGAAGAAGGTGGAATTCTTTGTGCTCTCTTTTGTCTAGTAGAGGTGTGCTTGAAGATGTTAATGAGGTCAAAGATTTCACTTTCAACCACTTCAAGTCTTTTTTCGAGGAATCGGAGGAGGGGAGGCCGATCATTAGTGGATTGGATTTGAAGAAGCTCCATGATTCGGAGGGGTTGAGTATCGAGCGTCCGTTCATGGAGTTGGAAATTAAGGAGGctatttggtcgtgtgatggCAACAAAAGCGCCGGGCCGGATGGTTACTCTTTAGATTTTTTTCAAGAGGTTTTCGGTAGTGATTCGGGTTGA